Proteins co-encoded in one Apteryx mantelli isolate bAptMan1 chromosome 4, bAptMan1.hap1, whole genome shotgun sequence genomic window:
- the AHSA1 gene encoding activator of 90 kDa heat shock protein ATPase homolog 1 isoform X1, with protein sequence MAKWGEGDPRWIVEQRADATNVNNWHWTERDASNWSTERLKTLLLPVRVEGEEGSCEVTEVSKLDGEASINNRKGKLIFFYEWAIKLAWTGISKTGVKYKGYVEIPNLSDENDIDEVEILVSLAKDEPDTNLKTLMKQEGTKKIRDAMKTYISTLKTEFTQGMILPTMNGEHMETTPQVALKAEDRKTAASSSTTTSQSKSIGVKIPTCKISLKDTFLTSPEELYRVFVTQEMVQAFTHAQAALEADKGGKFQLLDGSVTGEFVDLVPEKQLIMKWRFKSWPAGHFATITLNFTDKGGETEVCLEGKGIPASEEERTKQGWQRYYFEGIKQTFGYGARLF encoded by the exons ATGGCCAAGTGGGGAGAGGGAGACCCGCGCTGGATCGTCGAGCAGCGGGCGGACGCCACCAACGTCAACAACTGGCACTG GACAGAGCGGGATGCCTCCAACTGGTCCACAGAACGGCTTAAAACTCTCCTCCTGCCTGTCAGGGTAGAAGGTGAGGAAGGGTCCTGTGAGGTGACAGAAGTGAGCAAACTGGATGGAGAAGCCTCTATTAACAACCGCAAAGGGAAACTTATTTTCTTCTATGAGTGGGCTATTAAGCTGGCATGGACTG GCATCTCAAAGACAGGAGTGAAGTATAAAGGGTATGTGGAGATTCCTAATCTCTCGGATGAAAACGATATTGATGAAGTTGAG ATCCTTGTCAGCCTTGCTAAAGATGAGCCTGACACTAACTTGAAGACCCTGATGAAGCAAGAGGGTACAAAAAAAATAAGAGATGCAATGAAAACTTACATCAGCACTCTCAAAACAG AATTCACCCAGGGCATGATTTTGCCCACAATGAATGGTGAGCATATGGAAACAACACCTCAGGTGGCACTTAAAGCAGAAGACCGCAAG aCCGCTGCTAGCAGCAGTACAACAACATCGCAGTCCAAATCCATAGGAGTCAAGATTCCGACATGTAAGATCAGCTTGAAAGACACTTTCTTAACATCTCCTGAGGAGCTCTACCGGGTATTTGTTACTCAGGAG ATGGTCCAAGCTTTCACCCACGCACAAGCAGCCTTGGAGGCTGATAAAGGAGGCAAGTTTCAGTTGCTGGATGGCAGTGTCACAGGAGAGTTTGTTGACCTA GTCCCTGAGAAACAACTCATTATGAAATGGAGATTTAAATCTTGGCCAGCTG GGCACTTTGCAACAATTACCTTGAACTTCACTGACAAAGGTGGTGAGACAGAAGTGTGCTTGGAAGGCAAGGGCATTCCTGCCagtgaggaggaaagaacaaagcAAGGCTGGCAGCGCTACTACTTTGAGGGCATTAAACAGACATTTGGTTATGGCGCCCGCTTGTTTTAA
- the AHSA1 gene encoding activator of 90 kDa heat shock protein ATPase homolog 1 isoform X2: MAKWGEGDPRWIVEQRADATNVNNWHWTERDASNWSTERLKTLLLPVRVEGEEGSCEVTEVSKLDGEASINNRKGKLIFFYEWAIKLAWTGISKTGVKYKGYVEIPNLSDENDIDEVEILVSLAKDEPDTNLKTLMKQEGTKKIRDAMKTYISTLKTEFTQGMILPTMNGEHMETTPQVALKAEDRKTAASSSTTTSQSKSIGVKIPTCKISLKDTFLTSPEELYRVFVTQEMVQAFTHAQAALEADKGGKFQLLDGSVTGEFVDLGTLQQLP; encoded by the exons ATGGCCAAGTGGGGAGAGGGAGACCCGCGCTGGATCGTCGAGCAGCGGGCGGACGCCACCAACGTCAACAACTGGCACTG GACAGAGCGGGATGCCTCCAACTGGTCCACAGAACGGCTTAAAACTCTCCTCCTGCCTGTCAGGGTAGAAGGTGAGGAAGGGTCCTGTGAGGTGACAGAAGTGAGCAAACTGGATGGAGAAGCCTCTATTAACAACCGCAAAGGGAAACTTATTTTCTTCTATGAGTGGGCTATTAAGCTGGCATGGACTG GCATCTCAAAGACAGGAGTGAAGTATAAAGGGTATGTGGAGATTCCTAATCTCTCGGATGAAAACGATATTGATGAAGTTGAG ATCCTTGTCAGCCTTGCTAAAGATGAGCCTGACACTAACTTGAAGACCCTGATGAAGCAAGAGGGTACAAAAAAAATAAGAGATGCAATGAAAACTTACATCAGCACTCTCAAAACAG AATTCACCCAGGGCATGATTTTGCCCACAATGAATGGTGAGCATATGGAAACAACACCTCAGGTGGCACTTAAAGCAGAAGACCGCAAG aCCGCTGCTAGCAGCAGTACAACAACATCGCAGTCCAAATCCATAGGAGTCAAGATTCCGACATGTAAGATCAGCTTGAAAGACACTTTCTTAACATCTCCTGAGGAGCTCTACCGGGTATTTGTTACTCAGGAG ATGGTCCAAGCTTTCACCCACGCACAAGCAGCCTTGGAGGCTGATAAAGGAGGCAAGTTTCAGTTGCTGGATGGCAGTGTCACAGGAGAGTTTGTTGACCTA GGCACTTTGCAACAATTACCTTGA